Below is a genomic region from Culex pipiens pallens isolate TS unplaced genomic scaffold, TS_CPP_V2 Cpp_Un0134, whole genome shotgun sequence.
AAGCTCTTGAAAACGGCATAAAATTGATTAGTTAGAATCGCATGTGAACACGAGGTTGTGATAACTGCAGCATGCTGTATAGTTCAATATAGCTGATATAGAATATAGCtttgcaatacattttataTTTGCAGAACACATTGGATTTAAAAGTCAAAAGTaatatttaagagcgagtccacgaacatgGCATACCCCTTTGTGTGGAACGTcatttggacctcaccaatctgtccgaaattttcaggggttgtttgtacatataaaactagcatctggccaaaatatgagcagtCTAGGTCAAcgagaagtggggcaaatcgggacacaaagttgacatcatatgttaaactgccttacccaaagcgttctcagtctcagatggtagtcccagatgtcccttcaagctgcaggtcgaaccgagttgatatctggatggaacacttctttatttaagtttgaaatttagATTGAACTAATTGGGATGCTCCACCCATTTGGTTGCATTgttcaagccctttcagatgcattttgaattttgaaattaaattgaattttgccaaagttatagcctttttgagatttttgacgtttttgaaccttcaaactttgtgtcccgatttgccccacttcccgttaacctagagttttcatattttgcccagatgctagttatatatgtacaaacaacccctggcagattgctgaggtcgatgcgagatgggtatgctttgctcgtggactcggaCAGCTTGACAGATAGCGTGAAGTGgtcgaattttggaatttaaaatattatctttaatttcaaaaactacaGGTATGGAGTTGAAGTGTCACTCTGAActgttcttttttaaaaatatgtttcgtTTTCTTAcagtttaattgatttttttttaaataagaatggTTTCACATCCTGTGTTAGTGTTTCATTAGTTTATTATAGACGAATTGTATTATTTACGAAGATAAAATTGACGTCCAGCCATTAAGTAAAACCTATAGCTTTccttagtaagaaaggcaaaaaagaatAAAGAGTTTCAAAGTACGCCCTATCGATGTAGACATGAAAcgcaaaaatgaataaaaatctcaaaattggcGTTTGGAAAACGTATGGAAAATGTATTTGACTTGGACTGCTCGGGTTTTCCTCTAAACGAGGCTTATATTCGGAATTAAGGCTCAGTAAAGTTCATACAATTCAGTCTTGTAATTGAATgaaatagtcaaattttaaccACCCTTCTCTCCATGTAAAACGGAAACGTAAAGGGATGATcaaacatgtgtgtgtgtgtgtgtcaggctttgtatatgccgaatgctgatacaacttatctcagtcccgggtattaggtggtgatagccctcgcgctgcttccaacgacccgtttcagaatgacagagctccttgcggtccaattccgaggtcgctgggcattgttcggccccgcctaaacatagaagcaagcatctgaaggaaactcgatctatatttagacttccaatcccctcaggcaaatcagagatcagcgcgtatttaatatgagaagataacatgtttcaacactacggatcaattcactgctacaGTGTAAACCTGCTGATGgctgactgcttagcgtcccagaccaccaatccaaaggtgtaagttcgaatcccaccagattcattttcgttttttttgttcatattcaaagttcagattcctgattccaaatttcaaaggtaccgaccgggatttgatccctgaaccttctgcttgtgaggcagaagccgtaaccattaagccacggagccggttactTAAAGGGATGATCAAACATTaagcaaaaagtttaaattattttacccTCAATTATGAACTATTGGAAttgaataattattaaaaagtcacaaactaaaattatatttttattattaaaaatgtttattaacCATAGTCTCATatttcatacaaattcttaCAGATCTAACAATCCCATGTTATCAAATACCGGCAGACACTTTTTCATCACAGCCGTATATCTGGGATGTTTGAAGCAGTGCTCTGCCAGCTTTTCCTGCTCTTTGACGTCGGAAAAGTCCACCTGAATGGCCTCGTCGGACTGCTCGGCTAGCTGGGGCATCATCTCTTCCGGAGTCAGTATCAGCAGGGGGAGAAACATGGTTGTGAGGAACGTTTCTGCAAAAAAGTGCATTAATTCATTATTCTGAATCGATTTGCTGTTAGTCAAAACATACCCAAATGACCGCATTTTGTTATTTCGATGCGGAGATCTATCAACGAAGGGATCTTTCCTTGAAATTCGAACATTTTCAAAGCATTCACAAATTCGTTGTAGTAAAATTTGGTCAACTCTTCGCGATGTTTGTCTCTGGTTTCAATACTGACTGAATTGTACATTGAGTAGATGATATCAAGGGCAGGTGATCCCCAAGTACTGATTTGGAAGTCTAGCTGCGATTCAAAGTAATAATTATTTACAATATTCATCTTGATTTGCATAAACACTTACCAACATTACGTCTTCAGTTTTTCCATCCAGTATTTGGTACATAAAGTTTTTGTAATGACAATCTCCATGGTTTAGTACGTTGTAAATGTTATCTTGATCAGTATACATTTCTTTCAACCTTTTGAGCAGAGGATTCCTGAGTTTAACTAAACGCTCACTAAAATGTTCATATCCAGGCCACTCCAGGCACATTTTAGCCAAAATGTTGATGTTATTGTTCCATGCTTCAGCAACTTTTTCATTCATTATAACGCCCAAATTGTAGTCCAACGATTTCATTTCGGGAATCTAAAAGGTTAATCAATAAttcatataaaaataatttaagaattaaattcgATTTGAACCTTTTCCGAAAGACACAAAGAAGCAGCATGCCATCTGCCTAGTTTGGCGTAAAGAATTTTCGACTCTTCTAGATTCAGCTGAGTATCCTTCATTACGTAATTCtgtttggaaaggtcttcaagAACCATCACCCATGTTGGATCCTGGGATGAGTACAGTAAACTGttagaaaattaatttattttaatttaatttttgatatatacgCCAATTAGTCTAAGTTTACCGTGGTCCAAGTTTGGTGTCATCTCCAGCTTGCCTTAAAAGTTTATGCATTTCCGGAAGTACGGCTTCGTACATGATCGTTTCGGTCTCGAATAGTTTACCATCCTTGAGGACATCCTTTTTAAGCCCCTCAAGCTCGGGCATCGTTTTAACAATAAGTgaaatttcttttttctctCCAAACGACACAAAACTCACGGCAGCACGAAATATGATGCTCGCAAAGTGGTCCCCCGGACGACTGCCGGGCGTGGTCTGAAACTCCGCCACGGTAACGGAATCATCCGCCTCGGACCGTCGGAGAACTTTCTCGAAAAACGCCCCATCCATCCACTTGGGTGCGTTCATTTCGTCTTTGTTAAACGCCATGACTGGGCAAATATAGCTGTTTGAGGAGGATTTTATCAACGATACTCAACTTGCGGCCGCAATCAACGAACGCCACTTTGGAACTAACTAACGCTCTTCAAATCAACATCCACTAGACAGAATTACGCGGACCGGTAGAAGATTTCAAACTTGTTATGGagttggttttttttatcaataccaAGCTGAATATCAATTATTTTATACACTATCGACTTGCTGTGCGCGTCAGCCTTTTGAAAGGTTAGAAGTTCAATGGTTAGAATCATTATAATATGCTTTTCTTTCGAgtaataaaaattctcaaaattatcataaaatgttatcattaacctgccaaacatatgacaacttcccctaattttaaattttgctgtcGATTGAGTTTTGGGGGCGAAAACTTCGATACAATGGTCAGAAATAGTTGAatcatcactttttcaaaaaactctttcGAAAAGTCttataactcgtgaagaatgcAAGCAAACTACTtatgtttcttatcaaaatttctgtttgtATCCTTGAAATTTATGTGTGATCTACAAATTAAATGTGtatacattgttacactcttgaAAGTAgacctgcaaagttacaaaaagcgcgttatttaaaagaaattcgAGTATACTCGAATATACTCCTATAGGACAATATCAAATGGGTTTGTATTTGATAAATTCATCATACAATTTATGCATAAGACGtaatattttaaatgattttattttattattgagcagttctctacggaatcggtcttttttctttaattttaatttttgtattttttaatccggctgaaacttttttggtgccttcggtatgcccaaagaagccattttgcatcattagtttgtccatataattttccatacaaatttggcagctgttcatacaaaaatgatatgtgaaaattcaaaaatctgtatcttttgaaggaattttttgatcgagttggtgtcttcggcaaagttgtaggtatggatatggactacactgaaaaaaaatgctacacggtaaaaaaaattttggtgattttttatttaactttttgtcactaaaacttgatttgcaaaaaaaaacactacagtcgactctctggttgtcaatatccaagggaccgtcgaggaagagaatcatcagtttacagaacgatgcaaaatgaagactcgattgaaaatatgtttttcttggtacTCAGCTATgtgagagaatcatggcaacgtccagcaaacaaaaacaaactaatgtcaaacacccttcaaagcttcgtttcgcaaagaaaaatgtctatgcaagccatgagatagtgacaatattgacaaccggaagagatttttaaagcaaacagaatccaagggaccgtcgaggaagagatccttcaagcaagagaaaatatcgaggaataaagctaatcgaagtatgcagtttgaagggactgaagaattcatcgagagatggagcaatattgatatcaagaagatcgacagccagagagtcgactgtatttttaattttttttattttttggtatgttttagaggacataaaatgccaacttttcagaaatttccagaatgggcaaaaaatctttgaccgagttatgattttttgaatcaatactgattttttcaaaaaatcgaaatatcggtcgcaaaaatttttcaacttcatttttcgatgtaaaatcgaatttgcaatcaaaaagtactttagtgattttttgataaagtgcaccgttttcaagttatagccatttttaggtaacttttttgaaaattgtcgcagtttttcattttttataattaatgcccatgtttgcccacctttgaaaaaaatatttttgaaaagctgagaaaattctctatattttgctttattgaactttgttgatgcgacccatagttgctgagatattgctatgcaaaggctaaaaaacaggaaaattgatgttttctaagtctcacccaaacaacgcaacattttcttatgtcgatatctcagcaactataggtctgatttacaatgttaaaacatgaaacattcgtgaaattttccgatcttttcgaaaaaaatattttcaaaaatttaaaatcaagactaacatttcaaatgggcgtaatatttaatgtttggcccgtttaaaatgttagtcttgatttgaaaatatttttttcgaaaagatcggaaaatttcacgaatgtttcatgttttaacattgtaaatcggacctatagttgctgagatatcgacattagaaaatggtgggttgtttgggtgagacttagaaaacatcaattttcctgtttttagcctttgcatagcaatatctcagcaactatgggtcgcatcaacaaagttcaataaagcaaaatatagagaattttctcagcttttcaaaactatttttttcaaaggtgggcaaacatgggcactaattttaaaaaatgaaaaactgcgactattttcaaaaaagttacatgagaatggctataacttgaaaacggtgctctttatcaaaaaatcactaaagtactttttgattgcaaattcgattttacatcgaaaaatgaagttgaaaaatttttgcgaccgatatttcgattttttgaaaaaattagtattgattcaaaaaatcataagttggcattttatgtcctctaaaacatatcaaaaaataaaaaaaattaaaaatagtgttttttttgcaaatcaagttttagtggcaaaaagttaaataaaaaatcaccaaaattttttttaccgtgtatcatttttttttcagtgtagtccgtatccatacctacaactttgccaaagacaccaaattgatcaaaaaattccttcaaaagatacagatttttgaattttcacatatcatttttgtatggacagctgccaaatttgtatggaaaattatatggacaaactaatgatgcaaattggcttctttgggcataccgaaggcaccaaaaaagtttcagccggattaaaaaatacaaaataatcgaatgaccgaaaactcagagaattgctctattatagaaaaaaggaagaaataatatttcatggaagttttttgcaacacttttaaaaatgttgtaacTCAATACAAACTTAATTTTTGTGTATTCAACAGTGATCAGTGACCGCAGAATTGTATAGAACTTAGCATTTTTTACCCGTATGCTAAAGAGATATAAGCTAGAGATCAAGTACACCCATTACCCCCTATATTGTTAttgctgaaatatttttttccgatctgtagtcccaaaaatctaaatttgaaaAGATTCACAGTGGCCGATTTCAgtataaattcaaaatcaaacgtttacaatgtatttttattatttaacaaTCAATTGTACATCTAATGAATATTTCAATTGTAGTAAATAAAtcgaatttaatctaatctaacaaaaAACGCAGTGAAAGCATGCTGAAAAGCCTTGTGAATAGGTTACACCCCAGCAATTTTCTTGTCAGTataaaggggttacatacatgtaaatcggcaaaaaagtcggaggttggtatgagcacacacttcaactttttttaaatctgttttcagggcattaaaataacatcatgattcgaaatccggacacttagtagcatatcatttttgttatagctggcaacaAACATGTAATaggttggaaatgtagaaatatcatcaggacgtagtataaacagtcagtttcaagaaaatgcatgcaaaatatatctttgctaacaatttttcatcagaattttaaaattaaaatgacttgttgtgcttcgaatctcgGATACTGATAAaaactgattcgaaatccggacacgtttgcttcgaattccggacactcgattttacttatgaatcgcacaaatttggactgaaatgttagtgaatggcattctttaggtctcaaataagctgttaacattcaaacaatcgatagtttatataaaaatttgctagaacttaaggaaatcgaaaccataaatttctgtttttccttcttggtgcttcgaacgcctatgaaatatttcaagtgaaatgtttcgtatttttggtaaacttataattttattgtatttaattgttttggcattaactacagcgtttaaacaaactttatattaaagttgatgttggaattcatcaaataacacagttttgacattcataatgcgaacttatatccaaataattgataaaacaagatgaagtgtccgggttttgaagagtccgggaattcgaatcttgacgttatacattttcatcaattaacaaatcaaatttgaagacatttggatgtatcaTGCCGAGATATAGGTATTTgggatgtgcgacaaaaggtcgaaggacataaggtcgaatggacaaaaggtcaaatgccaaaaggtcgaaagacatgaggtcgaatggacaaaaggtcgaaagtagacaaaaggtcgaatggacaaaacgtcgaaaggacataaggtcgaatgtgaaaaaatgaaacaaataattgaaattataaacttatacaaaatccattttttcaaacatgagcagttccttaaaacaaaagttcgacgtttaaaatattttgaaagtttgtatgtatttttaaaaacaatccattcttttaaacatgaactgttcttccaaaaaaaaggttgacttccaaaatataatgatcatttaataaaatccctccACCtatttataataaccactcaaacagcgacacacaagaaataaaaatgagcatgcaaaaacgaGACTGCGcctccccgtggtcagcgcactaatagAATATTTCAATTGTAgtaaatataatataaaaacaaaataaaaacacaacaTTACATTTTTCACAGAATAAACCATGTTATAGTTTTCATCTCTTCAATCCAAATATCCCTTCCGGTCGAAATAGTTCAACAGGTACTCCATCCTGCGTTGATAGTGTGGATTTTGGTACAGACTTCCTCGAAACTGGACGGCTTCCTCGTTCGACCCGAGCAGGTTCCCCAAATCGGCACTGGCCGTGTCCTCGATCACTCGCAGCGGAAGTAAAAACGTCGAGTACATCACGCCGATGAATCCTTTGCGCAGCATATCTTCCTGAATGTCCAGCAGGGTTGGCAGCTTTTGGGAGTATCCTAATTGGTTTAGGGTTCCGAGCAGACTTTGGTGGTAGCtttgaagaagaagatcaaaCTGTTCTTCTGTGACATCGTCCGCAGACGAGGTGAACAGCAGGAAGCTTAAGTCGATCGCCGGTGATCCGAAGTAGCTAATGGCAAAGTCCACTAGCATGGCTTCGATTGGCACCCCTTTCGCATTGTACCGATACATTACGTTGTTGACCCAAAGATCACCGTGGTTTAGAACGTTGAAGTCTGCTTTGTTCAGCGTGTACACTTGGCAACCTTTGGCGATCACTGACTGTTCAAGCTTGAACAACTTCATGGCGATCCGCGGGGCAGTGGTCGGCCATTTTAGGGCCATTTCTGCACAATTTAGCATACTATTGCGGAACAGGCCGTAAAAGTGTTGGACGTCTTCGTTGATGTTACGGTAGTGGTGGTACTTCATGAGTTCGGGATCTTTATCGTAGAGGTGAGCAGatattgcgtgaaatttggcaACCTTCTCCAGAATCAGCTCAAGTTGTGTGAAGTTTAGGCCTAACCTTCGATCTGCTGCTACGAATCCATTCAGACTAAGATCTTCAAAAATGAAGTGCTGCGGATGTTTGGCACTGATTTTGTAACAACTAAAATGGAATttaatttaaggattttattttcttcaagCATGATACCAACTTACTCTGGTGCCAACTTTCCGTTGTACTCCAACTCCTTGCTGATTTCCttaatttcaggtaaaattttgCTGTAGAACACAAtctctcgaaaaaatacatcgTACTCTTCCAGCATATCGGACATGCCTTCGGTGACGAGTGCCACTTTCATGATAAACGTTTTCGTTCTGAAAACAACTTCATTGATCAAtttgtttcattattttttttctcagatcACCTTTCATCGCCATTCTCACAGCGCAAGTTCAGCTGAATCCTTAAAATATCACTAGCGAAATTTTCCCCCTTGGACAGGGCTCGCCGGACGGTGAAGTTGACCACCGTGCAATTTTGTGCTGCTTCCCCGAGGGCATCTTCCAGATATTCCCTGGTTAGGAACGGATACTTCCGGTCAAGTTCGGTTTGCTCAATGGCGGGATGCATTTCGCAATTAATGGAAATGCTGCGGCTTATTTGGTTGCTTTCTGCTAGGTTGAATGGTGTGTTGCCTGGTACAAGGTGGGGtgtatcgttatcgttatcaatTTGCATGGGGAATGAGGGTGGGGCGGgatttgaccatatttttttctcttttaaatttgaacgtgaatgacgaaaaataaatcttttatcAAATATGACTTGTTTGTGAGTGATGAGATTTTTTACCCCACTACAAAggcaattgaaaatatacttggGGTAGTCACTATTAACCTATCATGCTGATAAGAAATAATCTTGGACATTGTTTAAGCTGGACTCATGAGTTGTCGTATAATTTGGGTGAAAAATTCATTAGACATGTGATTTgagtttgtaatttttataatttgtaattttgaataataagttattttatctaaattgccaattatattttttttataatgaaaagGTGGTAGTTCTgtaataagaaataaaaataaaagttttctgtcattctgaaaaggttttttttgtaccTTTTTGACTTGGTTATGAAGCTGTTTTATAGTGGAGCTTCGAGATTGGAAGCGATGCACTCTATCACACATTTTGTAAagtatgatgattttttttcaaaattttagcgtATTTTTGTTGTAATTACGGTGATACAAATCATGTAATTCTAGTATGAGTATGATGATCatatgaaaaatagttttttttaaatgcttcttTCAGGAATTCTAATTGTAGTAATGATTACATGAGTAATGAATTTTAAGGTTTTATTCAAGCCTTCGGTTCGAGTAcacggtgtgttttttagaacaaactaatgatacaaaattcggtatgtctgatatttggcactgtgaaagaagggctcttcccCGACATTTCGCGgggtataacgtcatgattcgaattcccggacgcttcgaaacccggacacctcatcttgttttatcaattatttggatataagttcgcattataaatgtcaaaaatgggttatttgatgaattctaacataaactttcatttaaagtttgtttgaacgctgtagttagtgtcaaaacaataaaattataagattaccaaaaatgcgaaacatttcacgtgaaatatttcataggcgtctgaAGCagcgggaaggcaaagcagaaatttatgattTCGATTTCCTTgaattcaagcaaatttttatatagaatatcgattgtttttgtgcgattcatgagcaaaaacgagtgtccggaattcgaagcaaaagtgtccggatttcgaatcaacttttatcagtgtccgggattcgaagcacaacaagtcattttaattttcaaattctgttgaaaatttgttagaaaagacattttttgcatgcattctcttaaaactgactgttaatactacatcctgatgatatttcttcatttccaaattataacatgattttttgtcagctacaacaaaaatgatatgctactaagtgtccggatttcgaatcatgacgttaccgaaatatttcgtcggggggtctagagcagtgtttctcaaccggtgaggaattcccccctgagggggaatttggccattcttggGGGGGAATGACGATGTAATAGAAATCCAATGcgtatttgtaaaaatataaatctttggTTGTATTTAAATAACCTGTGAAGTTcacaatatattttaaatatatggGAATTTCTGTGATAAAATACaacagcaatttttattttattttatctttgcaggtgtttcaaaaatatagctaacaaaacctaaaattcaaaaaagtttactCCTTGAAATTGTTCTGAAtaataccatcatttttttaaatatttgcattctcTCAAACATGAGCAATTTTTGAAGAATGGaatttcataaataattttataaataataacattattttaaacatgagcatattttgttataaatttcaaaaactagctttactaatatttttttaaataaattcaagctAAATTTCATTTCCTTTCAAAATgagaatgttttgaaaatatttttattttatgtcaattttgctttggttttgttaagtttagttttttttcaactgggaagctttttataaaatatatttgtgaAGTTTTGCGTTGATTCGTTTTTTTCGAACATTATTCAAATTAATTCCTGGGAGTTTTTGCATCGTTTTGGGCAAAATTCcattactttgaaaaataatcgagcatcaaatattagtttttgtaaaaattatatgaagtctattttgtctttttctttaaataaaatatcagtcaTGATTTCTGTCT
It encodes:
- the LOC120412998 gene encoding uncharacterized protein LOC120412998 translates to MAFNKDEMNAPKWMDGAFFEKVLRRSEADDSVTVAEFQTTPGSRPGDHFASIIFRAAVSFVSFGEKKEISLIVKTMPELEGLKKDVLKDGKLFETETIMYEAVLPEMHKLLRQAGDDTKLGPRLLYSSQDPTWVMVLEDLSKQNYVMKDTQLNLEESKILYAKLGRWHAASLCLSEKIPEMKSLDYNLGVIMNEKVAEAWNNNINILAKMCLEWPGYEHFSERLVKLRNPLLKRLKEMYTDQDNIYNVLNHGDCHYKNFMYQILDGKTEDVMLLDFQISTWGSPALDIIYSMYNSVSIETRDKHREELTKFYYNEFVNALKMFEFQGKIPSLIDLRIEITKCGHLETFLTTMFLPLLILTPEEMMPQLAEQSDEAIQVDFSDVKEQEKLAEHCFKHPRYTAVMKKCLPVFDNMGLLDL
- the LOC120413008 gene encoding uncharacterized protein LOC120413008, with protein sequence MHPAIEQTELDRKYPFLTREYLEDALGEAAQNCTVVNFTVRRALSKGENFASDILRIQLNLRCENGDERTKTFIMKVALVTEGMSDMLEEYDVFFREIVFYSKILPEIKEISKELEYNGKLAPDCYKISAKHPQHFIFEDLSLNGFVAADRRLGLNFTQLELILEKVAKFHAISAHLYDKDPELMKYHHYRNINEDVQHFYGLFRNSMLNCAEMALKWPTTAPRIAMKLFKLEQSVIAKGCQVYTLNKADFNVLNHGDLWVNNVMYRYNAKGVPIEAMLVDFAISYFGSPAIDLSFLLFTSSADDVTEEQFDLLLQSYHQSLLGTLNQLGYSQKLPTLLDIQEDMLRKGFIGVMYSTFLLPLRVIEDTASADLGNLLGSNEEAVQFRGSLYQNPHYQRRMEYLLNYFDRKGYLD